A window of Limosilactobacillus reuteri genomic DNA:
AGAATCGGGAGTGTAAAATATTTTGTGTAAATTGATACCTTGAGGGTATTGAAAAAGGGAAAGCCTTCCCCGTATGATTGAAATCGCTAAAAACCAATCAGAATACGGAGGCTTTCCCCATGAACCAGTTTAACAAAGATATTATCGCAGCGCTATCTTCAGACAAAGATATTACCCTGAATGAAGTCTTACGTTGTCAAATTGAAGTGGCCGCTAATCAGTTCCTTCAAAATGAACTGACTGCGGTGCTAGGCTACGAACCACATACCCGGATCGACCGATCAAAAGGCGACGTGAACTACCGGAACGGGGCGTACACCCGCACGATCGACACTGAGTACGGTGAAATTAATCTGACGATCCCACGGGACCGGTTAAACAAGTTTCAAAACGCCCTCTTCCCTCCTTACGTGCGTCGGACTGATGGACTGGAGGAAATGGTCATCAAGATGTACTCCAAGGGCGTCACAACTCGTGAAATCGCTGATATGGTTGAGAGAATGTACGGCCACTACTACTCACCAACCACGGTTTCAAACATCACTAAGCGGACGGAACACCTGGTTGAAGAGTTCCACGAGCGCAAATTCAAGTACTCACAGTACGTCTGTGTGTTCCTCGATGCTACTTACATTCCGTTACGCCGTGGTACCGTTGAACGAGAAGCCGTTAACGTAGCGATCGGAATTCGAAGTGACGGCGGTAAGGAAGTTCTTGACTACAGTATCGCACCGACCGAGAACGGAGCCGCTTGGTCTGAACTACTCCAGGGATTACGCGCACGGGGGATTAAAGATATTCAGTTGTTCATCGCCGATGGTTTAGTTGGACTTCAATCTGCGATTGAGGCTAACTACCCGCAGGCGAAGTTTCAACGGTGCTGGGTCCACGCAGAGCGCAACCTTTTAGGGTACGTTCGCAAAAACGATCGCAGGGAGATTATCACCGACTTTAAGGCTATTCGGCAAGCAGAGAACCTACAAGACGCCAAAGAACGATTGGCGGCTTTCAGTGCTAAGTGGGAGTCCAGTTATAAGCGTCGAATCAAGAATCTAGTCCAAATGGAGGATCTATTCACGTTCTTCAGTTTTCCAACTGCGATCCGTCAGACCATCTACTCGACGAACCTAATTGAGTCGTTCAATAAGAGCCTGAAGAAGATGGTCCGACGTAAAGAGCAGTTCCCAAACGAAGGGGCCCTCGATCGCTTTATCATGACGCAAGTGATGGAGTACAACGATAAATTTGAGAATCGAGCACATCGGGGATTCAAGGACTGTCACGACACGCTTGATTCGATGTTTTAGAATTGCCAATTCATGCGGGCGAAGTTTCCTTTTTTACACAACATTCTTGACACTCTCCCAGAATCTTTAAGCATTAACGAAATTAAGTCAATTGCAGGTTTGATTCAGACAAAGTCACCAGTTGAATTGATTCAAATTTATAAATCATATTTAAACTAGAAAATGAGGAGCCGAAAAAATTTTTTCGGTCTCCTCATTTTTCTTTATCTGAAATTCTTTTTAAATTAATTGCCTTTCCAATACCGTGCTCGGGTAAGTAATTCCCGTGAACGTTGGTCAGCCGGTCGATATCCTTTATTAAATAGATGACGGAAATACATCATATTGTAAAAGAAAGCGAAGAAAACAGATGGCCAAGGGAATTGAAACAAGCTAGTTAACCCGAAAAAGAGGGCAACTAAAGCATAATCCATAGTTAATACGATCATTAAAATAAAATTATAGTAGTCAGCCCGAAAAAGTGCTGGCAGTGGCCCGAACCAAAGAGTTGTCCAAGAAAAACCGACTTTGGCGATTCGGATATCCCCCTGGTCATTAACGATTTTAGCGTAATTTGGTGGGAGGGGGAGATTGTTTAAATTAAACGGATTTTGGTTATCATTATTGTTATTACCAAATGGGTTTTGCATATCTCGTCCACTTCTTTCTATAAATAATAATATTAACACAATGAGTAATGGATAGGAAACGTCTCTACCAGGCTTTCAAGGAATATTAACAATTATATGGTAAACTCAAAGTGATAACCATGAAAGGGGAAATAGAGGATGCTTTTTTTCCTAAACGATAATATTCAACGAAACAAATCAGGAATTGAGCATGCGCAAATTAAGCGTCTGCATCTGTTTGAAAAATATCATCAACCGGCTAAGATTGTTACCCAGCAATATTCGAATGAATTACACTTGGTAACAGCAGAAGCAGGGATTGATGATCGTAACTTTATTAACTTGTTTGATTATTTTCAGGAGGCTTGTGAAGTCCCACAAAGGAATATTCGAATTAAAGATATTCCGGTTAACCCTCATTGGGAGCGCAAGGCCGATGGGATTAATTATAATTATTATCAAAATGGCAAACGTATTCTCTATATCCGTCGGCGCAGTGATACTGATCGGCGGGTAATTAATATTCAATATTTTGATCATTATGGAAAGCTTCTCAAAGTTAGTTGGTTTGACAGCCGCGGTTTTATCTCGGTCGAACAACTTTATGACTGGGATGGAAAAATGGCAACGGAAAACTATTACCGTCCAGATGGAACCTTAGCAATCCAGCTAGCCCACCAGCAGGATAAGCGGGGAAGGGAAATTAAAACTTACCATCTTTTTAATTACCATGGTCGTGACTATCAATTCAGCGGTTTTGACCAGTTAACCCGGTTTTTCCTCGATGAGTTGGTCACTGACAAGCAAATCTGTGGTGAAGGTCCGGTTGGCTTTGTCGTTGATCGGGTGTATGAACTAGGCTGGGCGGTTCTGCACATGAAGCACCGGGTCTTTCGGGTTCTTCAACTGCATAATGACCATGTCAATAATCCTAATGATATGCTTCATTCTACCCTTAATTATAACTATGATTGGGGACTTAAGCACCTCCAAGATTGGGATGGGGTTATTGCCCTAACTCCGCAACAACAAGAAGATCTTCAAGACCGGTTTGGCAAGTTTGGCGTGAAGATATACCGGATTCCTGGTCCGATTGTTCCGGCGGCAGTTATTAATAAGCGTCATGTTCCTTTTAAAAAACGAACGAAGAAACAAGTTGTCATGGTTGCCCGCTTGTCTCCTGAAAAACAGCAAGATCACCTATTAAAAGCATGGCCACAAGTACTAGCGGCTGTTTCAGATGCCAAACTCGATTTTTGGGGTTATGCTAATGATGATTTTGATAAGACGCTCAATAAAATCGTCAAAGAGGAAGCGATTAATGGTTCTGTGACCTTCCATGGGTATACGGATGACGTCAATTCGGTTTACGAAGACGCGCAATTACTTATTTTGCCAAGTCGGGCTGAAGGGTTACCGCTATCCTTAGTGGAGGCCCAGTCCCATGGGTTGCCGATTATTGCTAATGACATAAAATATGGGCCTTCAGATGTGGTGATTGATCAACAGGATGGGTTGCTGACTAAGAACGGCGATATTGATGGATTAGCTCAAGCGATCATTCGCTTATTGCAAAATCAAGAGCGGCTAGCGCAGATGAGTGAAAATGCTTATGCTGATAGTGAGCGTTATTCTGAACCAAACGTGATGAAGTTATGGAATGAATTAGTTGCTGACATGAAGGAAAAGGGGGAAGAGTAAAGTGTACTTTTTTGTAAACCAATACTTATTAAGTAGCAATTCCAGTGTTGAACATGCTGAATTAAAACGGTTAGCCCTATTTAAAAAGCATGGTGGAGAAGCTAAGTTGGTGACCCGTGACTTCGACCTCATTCTTCATGATACCATCAAACAAATTGGTTTACCTAACGACCAAATTGTTAATATGTATGATTTCTTTGCAAACACGACTGATTACCAAGGCGAAAAGCTCCACACTGAGGATTTGCCTTTACCAATTGACTATCAAGTAGGAACTGGAAATAACTATCGTGAAGTAAAAGACGGTGACCGCCTCGTTTGCGAAGTTCACTTTGCGGCTGGAACGATTGGGCAAGTTAACCATGTTGATTACTTTGATATTGCTGGTAATATGACTCTTCGCCAACAATATGATATTCGTGGCTTTAAGGCAGCTGACGAATTCTTTGGTGAAGATGGACAGGAATACTACGCGCGTTATTATCGCCCCAATGGAGAAACGTATCTTGAACGGTATTTTGTAAAATCAGTTGAAAATACCCCGATCAATTCCCTGAATGTTTTACGTAATTATCAGGGACAGGATCGCTTCTTTGATTCTTTAGAGAACCTCTTTATCTTCTTTTTAGATGAATTGAATAAGGCGAATGGTGAGGACAATATATTTATTGCTGATCGACCAGCAGTTGCGATCAAACCAGTTCAATCAATGATGACAAAAGCAAAGAAATTCTTGTGGCTGCCGATGAACCAGGTTAATGATGGTCAGGACTTAATAAATGGTCCCTTAAATGCTATGCTACAAGACCCTGTTACTACGGATGCGGCCAAATGGGATGGGGTAATCGTCATGACTGCAAAACAAGCTGAAATCCTCCAGCAGCAAATTCACAACGCTGTGCCAATCTATGTAATTAACGGGGCGCCAGTTCTTGCTAACTTTGCGCGAATTAATGAAGTCGATCGGATACCGGGCCAATTAATATACGTTGGAAGATTGGCAGAAGATAAGCAAACTAGTCAACTAATTAATATGTTTGCGCAGATTCACCAACAAGTCCCTGAAAGTAAACTGACTTTCTATGGCTATGGCACTAGCGAAGACATGGATAGCTATAAAAAGCAGGTTAAGGATCTCAACTTAGCGGGCACAATTGAATTTGCCGGATATCAGGTGTCATTAGATGAGGCATATGATCAAGCTCAACTGTTTGTCGATGCGAGTCGAATCGATGCACAACCATTAGCGATGGGGGAGGCCCTAAACCATGGTGTCCCAGTTGTTACTTATGATTACCTTTATGGACCACGTGAAATGGTAACTTCAGATGAAAATGGCAAGATCATTCCTTTAAATAACCAACCTCAGTTTATTCAAACCGTCATCAAATTATTACAAGATCAAGATGAATTGCAAAGATTAAGCACTGGTGCCTATGACAACCTAGGTCAATTGGCAGAAGAAAAAACTTGGAAGCAATGGCAACAACTATCAGCTATTTAGTTAAAATTGGTTATAATATATTCAGAAGACGAAAAGCAGAAAAGAATCAAATGTTTTTGAAGTCTTTGGTCGTTATCCTTTGATAATCTAAAGACGGAAAATGAGGGCGGAATGATGGATAATTATCAAGCAATGAATTTTTACTATGGACTTCTTAATTTGCGTGCTGGTTTCTTTAAGGCTAACTTATGTGAAATACTAATGGCGGTTGCACAAAACGTACCTGATGAAAATCAACACTCAGCAACGGCATATCATGCTGTGGAAGAAGATTTAAGTCAAGGCCATAAGCAATTAAATCGCAATCAAGTTGAATTTGGGTCATTTTATGAAGATGGTCATATTTTACATAATGTCGAAATTAATACCCAATCAGACTTTTTCCTCGATCCGACCCGGGAAGATACTGTCAAGTGGCATGTTAGTTTTACGGTTGCTAAAGATGTCCGACCAGCCGATCAATTTACTGTTCAACTGTCATCAAATTTGATGGTTGCACCTAATGGTCATCCTGAAAAGCCAATTCCTGACTTTAGTGATCAAGATGGGATTGTTATTGCAATGGGGGCCTATGACCAGGATAAGCACGAACTTGTCTATACCTTTACAAATTACGTAACTGAGCATCGCCAAATAATTGGTGAATTAGAGGGAGAACTAGCAATTGATCCCCTAACAACTCCAGAGAACGAATTTGGTTTGGAATGTTTTATAAGTGTTGATGATTACCGGAAGGACTTTACCATTGATATCGACTATCCAGATCTTGCTAACGACATGTTTCTTGGGATTTCTAGCCGGATGATGCATTTTGATAAGGATCAGCAGCTCTTTGAAGATATTATCTATGTTAACCCTGCGCAAAAAGACCTTAAGCATGCCTATATTGTCTTTAACACGAGTGACCTAGTCGAAGAATTATCGAATGCCATCGTCAAACCATCGACACTGCGGATTGAGATTTATCGTAATTCACGAGGATTAAAATTGCCTCAATCATATGGGGTAAACCTTCAACGACTACGGGATGTCACTAATCGCTTTCCAGTAGTAGAAGGCGATCACCTTGGCGAGACACCATATACGATGTCCTTTGCTGATAACAAGATGCGCTTGAATTTTGGTGCAGATCAGACTAATGATTCCTATATTATTAGGGTGGTCGGCCAATATAATAATGAACTTGATGGAACAGTACGATTGCGAGCGCGCTTATTTGGAATGGACCAGCAAAATGTTTATATGAGTAATTCTACGGCAGCAACAGCCGCTGGAACTTCGATGGTCGCAAGTGGTCATGCTATTTCTAAGGAGAAATTAGCGGAGGCGGCAGCGGTCACAACAGAAGAATTGAGACAAGACGAATATTTTGCCAATGTGGAAGAACCTCTTGAATCTTCGACAGTTGAAGGAGCAAAAGAAGAAGTTGATATTCCATTTGCTTCTGATAGTCAGGAACAGGTATCTAGTTCTCGATTGGAAGAAGAGGAAACACCGGTCGAAGAAAATCTGGAGGATATCCCGTTTAATGATGCTGAGGAAGAAAAGCAAGCTGAACCGCAAGAAGATTTCGCTCAAAGTACATTTTCGGATGATGCAGCCGTTGAAGAAGAATCTGATTCGTCAGCTTATATAATTTCCTTTGCCTCAGATGATGAAGAAGAGTCAGTAGCTACTACTGAACAAGAAGAGAATCAGGCGGAAGCTCCTGCGGTCAGTGCAGCAGTCGGTGGGGATGAATTATCAATCTCCTTTGACGGCACCCCTCAAGTGGCCCCAGCAGAGGCTAACGAAGATCTAACAGAAGAAACTGAATCTTCAGATGATAAAGAGGGACTTACTTCATCTGAGGAATTAGGAGCAGAACCTGCTCAGTTATTATCTGAAGAATCTGCAGTCCCTGAGTCTGCTGTTGAAATTAAAGTTAGTGAAGAGGAGACAAGCGTAGCACCATTGCCAATGCCAGGACGACGACCACCACGCCGGCACAGTCGTTTTCAAAATACAACCCGGTCAAATCATTCGTTGCGTCATTTGAGGAGATTCTAATAGCAAAATAAAGTGTCAGGAGAGATATCCTGGCATTTTATTTTTACTAAAATGTAATCGTTTACATAAAATGCTTGCAATTAAAAATGTAGGTGTTAATATTTAATTGAAGTAAAGTAAACGTTTACATCGATGGATAATTGGAAAATATAGTAGTTTTATGGAGAGAGGTTTTATTTTATGGAAAATAATCATTGGTGGAATAAATCCGTTGTTTATCAACATTTATCCCAAAAGTTTTCAAGATACCAACCATGATGGTGTCGGTGACCTTCGTGGAATAATTGATCGTCTTGATTATATTAAGAAATTAGGTGTTGATGTCATTTGGTTGAACCCCATTTATGAATCGCCACAAGTTGATAATGGTTATGATATTAGTAACTATGAAGCAATTAACCCAACTCTTGGTAACATGGATGATTTTCAAGAATTGATTAATGGCATCCATGAACGTGGAATGAAATTGGTCATGGACTTAGTTGTTAACCATACTTCTGACCAACATGACTGGTTCAAGGAATCACGAAAGAGCAAAGAAAATCCATATCGTGAGGCGTGACGGTAAGGATGGTGAAGAGCCAAATAATTGGGGTTCCTACTTCTCTGGCGCTGCTTGGAAATATGATGATGAATCCGGCCAATATTACCTTCATCTTTTTGCACCAGAGCAACCAGATCTAAATTGGGAAAATCCGAAAGTTCGGCACTCTGTTTATGACATGATGAACTGGTGGGCTGCCAAGGGCGTCGATGGTTTTCGGATGGACGTTATTAACCTAATTTCTAAGCCGGATGGATTGCCAGATGCTAACAAGAACGAAGATGAGAAATACGCCAATGTTGAACCGTTAGTATCAAATGGTCACCGCATTCATGAGTTCTTACAAGAAATGAATAAGAATGTTATGAGTAAGCATAGGATGGTGACAGTTGGTGAAACACCGGGTGCTACACCGGAAAATGCCGAGAAGTATGCCAGCCTTGACAATAAAGAATTAAATATGATTTTCCAATTTGAACACATGGGCCTTGATAGCAACCCTAATCCAGCCCTTGGTAAGTGGGATGATCGCAAGACGAGCCTTAAAGATTTGCGGGCAAACTTAACGAAGTGGCAAGAAAAATTGTATGGCAAGGCTTGGAACTCCCTTTATTGGAACAACCATGACCAGCCACGGGTTGTATCACGGTTTGGTAATGATCAGACCGAAGATTATCGAGTTAAATCTACCAAGATGTTAGCGACTATGACTCATATGATGCAAGGAACGCCATACATTTATGAGGGGGAAGAAATTGGCATGACTAACGCCTATTTCCCAAAGCTTGAAGATTACGTCGACCTTGAATCGATTAATGCCTATCACCAACTTGTTGATGACCAGCATTTGCTTGATGGCGAGACGATGATGAAGTACATTGCGATCCATTCACGTGATAATGCGCGGACACCAATGCAATGGGATGATAGCGAATATGCAGGATTTTTTGACCATACCCCATGGGAAAAGGTTAATCCAAATTACAAGCAGGTTAATGTCAAAAATGCATTAGCTGATAAGAATTCGATTTTCTATTACTATCAAAAATTGATTGAACTACGACACACGATGCCAGTAATTACTAATGGAAAGTATGCATTAGTTTCTGGTAATGAAGATGATGAACAGATCTTTGCATATACACGGCAAGATGATGACACTACTTTGTTGGTAATCTTGAACTATACTGACGAGACTGTTAACCGCCATTATAATGTGCCAGCTGATGCGAAGTTACTAATTAGTAATTATGAGGATGATCAAAATGATACTATCCGGCCATACGAAGCTAAGGTTTATCAATACTAGAGTGGGGATGAATAATCATGGATAAATCACTTTCGAATTCGAAACAAAAAGTTGAAACGAAGCAGGTTGATCTGGATACTGGGATGCCGGATTTACCAAAGAAAGAGCTGTTTGCGATTACATTTGCTTTTCTGGGAATAAACATGGCTTTCTCACTGCAGAGTTCTCAGATGAGTCGTATTTGTCAAACGATTGGGGCCAATCCTAACAACCTAGGTTTCTTCTTCATTTTCCCACCATTAATGGGAATGATTGTTCAACCAATTATGGGGAAGATGTCAGATCGGACCTGGAATCGCTTTGGTCGCCGGTTGCCCTACCTATTATTTGGGACACCGATTGCGGCATTAGTTTTGATTATGTTACCATTCTCCGGTTCCCTTGGCTTCGGCTATGGTTCAATGGCTGCGATGATTTATGCTGCGACGGCGGTATGTTTGATGGACTTATTTAGTAATATTTGTATGCAGCCATCACGGATGATCGTTGGTGACATGGTTAATAACAAGCAGAAGAACTTTGCTTGGTCATGGCAACAAGTCTTTTCCAATGGCGGGGGAATTTTAGCAACGATCTTACCATTTATCTTTACGATGTTTGGGATGTCCAATACTGCTAAACGAGGAGTAGTACCAAATACCGTTATCTGGTCATACCTTTGTGCAGCGGCGGTTCTCCTATTCACTGGATTATGGACGGTCTTTAATGTTAAGGAATATGATCCGGAAACATATGCAAAATACCACCACATTGATCCTGAAGAACAAAACAAGTCAGTCAGCCTTTGGAAATTGATCAAGACGGCACCGCGCGCTTTCTGGGAAATTAACCTGGTTCAATTATTTAGTTGGTTTGCGATTATGTACGTTTGGACATATACAACTGGTACCTGTGCTCGTAATATTTGGCATACGTCTGATGTAACTTCTGCTGGTTATCAAGCTGCCGGTAACTGGTATGGTATTTTAACTGCCGTTTACAGCATTGCTGGTATTGTCTGGGGATTAATTTATGCTCATGCTAAGGCTGGCTCACGAAAGAAG
This region includes:
- a CDS encoding SLC45 family MFS transporter produces the protein MDKSLSNSKQKVETKQVDLDTGMPDLPKKELFAITFAFLGINMAFSLQSSQMSRICQTIGANPNNLGFFFIFPPLMGMIVQPIMGKMSDRTWNRFGRRLPYLLFGTPIAALVLIMLPFSGSLGFGYGSMAAMIYAATAVCLMDLFSNICMQPSRMIVGDMVNNKQKNFAWSWQQVFSNGGGILATILPFIFTMFGMSNTAKRGVVPNTVIWSYLCAAAVLLFTGLWTVFNVKEYDPETYAKYHHIDPEEQNKSVSLWKLIKTAPRAFWEINLVQLFSWFAIMYVWTYTTGTCARNIWHTSDVTSAGYQAAGNWYGILTAVYSIAGIVWGLIYAHAKAGSRKKWYTFGMIVGGLGLIWMTFVTTKTTSIIAMIMFGIGNFSINTIPFTLLTSSLNGKNEGAYLGLFNVGICVPQIVASLCSFFLFPLVGHNQPMMLLLGGISLLIGAFAVQAIHEGVTVKEA
- a CDS encoding fibrinogen-binding adhesin SdrG C-terminal domain-containing protein, translating into MMDNYQAMNFYYGLLNLRAGFFKANLCEILMAVAQNVPDENQHSATAYHAVEEDLSQGHKQLNRNQVEFGSFYEDGHILHNVEINTQSDFFLDPTREDTVKWHVSFTVAKDVRPADQFTVQLSSNLMVAPNGHPEKPIPDFSDQDGIVIAMGAYDQDKHELVYTFTNYVTEHRQIIGELEGELAIDPLTTPENEFGLECFISVDDYRKDFTIDIDYPDLANDMFLGISSRMMHFDKDQQLFEDIIYVNPAQKDLKHAYIVFNTSDLVEELSNAIVKPSTLRIEIYRNSRGLKLPQSYGVNLQRLRDVTNRFPVVEGDHLGETPYTMSFADNKMRLNFGADQTNDSYIIRVVGQYNNELDGTVRLRARLFGMDQQNVYMSNSTAATAAGTSMVASGHAISKEKLAEAAAVTTEELRQDEYFANVEEPLESSTVEGAKEEVDIPFASDSQEQVSSSRLEEEETPVEENLEDIPFNDAEEEKQAEPQEDFAQSTFSDDAAVEEESDSSAYIISFASDDEEESVATTEQEENQAEAPAVSAAVGGDELSISFDGTPQVAPAEANEDLTEETESSDDKEGLTSSEELGAEPAQLLSEESAVPESAVEIKVSEEETSVAPLPMPGRRPPRRHSRFQNTTRSNHSLRHLRRF
- a CDS encoding alpha-glucosidase C-terminal domain-containing protein — translated: MPVITNGKYALVSGNEDDEQIFAYTRQDDDTTLLVILNYTDETVNRHYNVPADAKLLISNYEDDQNDTIRPYEAKVYQY
- a CDS encoding glycosyltransferase, with translation MYFFVNQYLLSSNSSVEHAELKRLALFKKHGGEAKLVTRDFDLILHDTIKQIGLPNDQIVNMYDFFANTTDYQGEKLHTEDLPLPIDYQVGTGNNYREVKDGDRLVCEVHFAAGTIGQVNHVDYFDIAGNMTLRQQYDIRGFKAADEFFGEDGQEYYARYYRPNGETYLERYFVKSVENTPINSLNVLRNYQGQDRFFDSLENLFIFFLDELNKANGEDNIFIADRPAVAIKPVQSMMTKAKKFLWLPMNQVNDGQDLINGPLNAMLQDPVTTDAAKWDGVIVMTAKQAEILQQQIHNAVPIYVINGAPVLANFARINEVDRIPGQLIYVGRLAEDKQTSQLINMFAQIHQQVPESKLTFYGYGTSEDMDSYKKQVKDLNLAGTIEFAGYQVSLDEAYDQAQLFVDASRIDAQPLAMGEALNHGVPVVTYDYLYGPREMVTSDENGKIIPLNNQPQFIQTVIKLLQDQDELQRLSTGAYDNLGQLAEEKTWKQWQQLSAI
- a CDS encoding IS256 family transposase, whose product is MNQFNKDIIAALSSDKDITLNEVLRCQIEVAANQFLQNELTAVLGYEPHTRIDRSKGDVNYRNGAYTRTIDTEYGEINLTIPRDRLNKFQNALFPPYVRRTDGLEEMVIKMYSKGVTTREIADMVERMYGHYYSPTTVSNITKRTEHLVEEFHERKFKYSQYVCVFLDATYIPLRRGTVEREAVNVAIGIRSDGGKEVLDYSIAPTENGAAWSELLQGLRARGIKDIQLFIADGLVGLQSAIEANYPQAKFQRCWVHAERNLLGYVRKNDRREIITDFKAIRQAENLQDAKERLAAFSAKWESSYKRRIKNLVQMEDLFTFFSFPTAIRQTIYSTNLIESFNKSLKKMVRRKEQFPNEGALDRFIMTQVMEYNDKFENRAHRGFKDCHDTLDSMF
- the asp1 gene encoding accessory Sec system glycosyltransferase Asp1, which encodes MLFFLNDNIQRNKSGIEHAQIKRLHLFEKYHQPAKIVTQQYSNELHLVTAEAGIDDRNFINLFDYFQEACEVPQRNIRIKDIPVNPHWERKADGINYNYYQNGKRILYIRRRSDTDRRVINIQYFDHYGKLLKVSWFDSRGFISVEQLYDWDGKMATENYYRPDGTLAIQLAHQQDKRGREIKTYHLFNYHGRDYQFSGFDQLTRFFLDELVTDKQICGEGPVGFVVDRVYELGWAVLHMKHRVFRVLQLHNDHVNNPNDMLHSTLNYNYDWGLKHLQDWDGVIALTPQQQEDLQDRFGKFGVKIYRIPGPIVPAAVINKRHVPFKKRTKKQVVMVARLSPEKQQDHLLKAWPQVLAAVSDAKLDFWGYANDDFDKTLNKIVKEEAINGSVTFHGYTDDVNSVYEDAQLLILPSRAEGLPLSLVEAQSHGLPIIANDIKYGPSDVVIDQQDGLLTKNGDIDGLAQAIIRLLQNQERLAQMSENAYADSERYSEPNVMKLWNELVADMKEKGEE